One genomic window of Chitinophagaceae bacterium includes the following:
- a CDS encoding sulfatase-like hydrolase/transferase → MRHFTFLLLFAFCTSVNYSQAQCTSKHPKKLTLSGETGCQATLSWKAVNNNLFYTVKYKGTSGPWIEIPTQITATSYTFTGLQPNLLYTFAVSSHCSESSASTYSKIEQSGIPCGPPTNITATAIASSTFTFSWTNSCVASTVNQLRYKKITATKWKYVSTGSATSTTLSFQGTNPVMYQVTACSDTTGNWSALDTVYLINSTTPSKPNAIVILLDDSRYDTYSCNGAPSFFQTPNIDRIANEGVNFKNSFVIFSLCNPSRASILTGLYANHNGAQSNKDMFYDYLPTISTVMDQQGYYTAFMGKYLNANDQDPVPAPGWDWWMARVGSGHQDADFNYNGTTKNMVGHVTDVLTDSTVALINRVNEPFLIYICYSATHSPYKPRTEDKHLYENEVMPIPDNFAPYEVNYPNFLTEGNLVSPDSAGLSEDYLGYFQVMAGVEEDLTKIYDALENKHILDSTLIIFTSDNGFLMGEHYLQGKRVPQEESMRVPMFMRYPKWFPAGSVNTNQMVLNIDIAPTLFDLAGVPDTIPLDGLSMHKLFTGEKNRNTFYYQATLLNDAAVNCRSVRSLHYKYTYYYCDEITEEFFDLANDPKENTNLINDAAHQPLIQIYRQKLDSFKTALNDTITEEISVCNIENPVLTRFTDDEEEQAGIAFQVFPNPSSGTFQLEIPLRNNHGSVNVAVYNLYGSEVFKQESIGVEAGKWVTVNISNLPDGIYNVQVAIGQDLFSKKITIVR, encoded by the coding sequence ATGAGACATTTTACTTTTTTGCTGCTATTTGCATTTTGTACCTCAGTCAACTATTCGCAGGCACAATGTACTTCCAAGCATCCTAAAAAGCTTACGCTTTCAGGAGAAACAGGTTGCCAGGCAACGCTTTCATGGAAGGCGGTTAACAACAATCTGTTTTATACTGTAAAATACAAGGGGACTTCGGGGCCATGGATTGAAATCCCCACTCAAATTACAGCTACCAGCTACACATTTACAGGGCTTCAACCCAACCTGCTTTATACTTTTGCAGTGTCCTCTCATTGTTCAGAATCCTCGGCAAGTACTTATTCTAAAATAGAGCAGTCAGGTATACCATGTGGTCCGCCAACTAATATTACAGCAACCGCTATTGCATCGTCTACGTTTACTTTTTCGTGGACCAATTCCTGTGTAGCCTCTACTGTAAATCAACTACGGTATAAAAAGATTACTGCCACAAAATGGAAATATGTTTCCACCGGATCAGCTACCAGCACCACGCTTTCTTTTCAGGGAACAAATCCTGTGATGTATCAGGTGACAGCTTGTTCGGATACTACCGGCAACTGGAGCGCGCTTGATACTGTTTATCTTATCAACTCAACTACACCTTCAAAACCAAATGCTATAGTGATCCTTCTCGACGATTCAAGGTATGATACTTATAGCTGTAACGGAGCTCCGTCATTTTTTCAAACGCCTAATATTGATCGCATCGCGAACGAAGGTGTTAATTTTAAAAACTCATTTGTCATCTTTTCATTATGTAATCCGAGCAGGGCCAGCATTCTCACGGGTCTTTATGCGAATCACAATGGTGCACAGAGTAATAAGGACATGTTTTACGATTATCTGCCAACCATTTCCACCGTCATGGACCAGCAGGGATATTACACTGCCTTTATGGGCAAATACCTGAATGCCAATGATCAGGATCCTGTTCCCGCTCCGGGATGGGATTGGTGGATGGCACGTGTTGGAAGCGGTCACCAGGATGCTGATTTCAATTATAACGGTACAACTAAAAATATGGTCGGTCATGTAACTGATGTTCTGACTGATTCAACCGTCGCGCTCATCAATCGGGTGAATGAGCCTTTTCTGATTTATATCTGTTATTCTGCAACCCATAGTCCATATAAGCCGCGGACAGAAGATAAACATCTCTATGAAAATGAGGTGATGCCCATTCCAGATAATTTTGCTCCTTACGAGGTTAACTATCCCAATTTTCTAACTGAAGGAAACCTGGTGTCACCGGATTCGGCAGGATTGTCAGAGGATTACCTTGGATATTTCCAGGTGATGGCAGGAGTGGAAGAGGATCTTACGAAAATATATGACGCCTTGGAAAACAAACACATACTTGACAGCACCCTGATCATTTTCACCAGTGATAACGGGTTCTTGATGGGCGAACATTACCTGCAGGGAAAGAGAGTTCCACAGGAAGAATCTATGCGTGTCCCCATGTTTATGCGATACCCGAAATGGTTTCCTGCCGGTTCTGTCAATACCAATCAGATGGTGCTGAACATTGATATTGCGCCTACACTCTTTGATCTCGCCGGTGTTCCCGATACTATTCCGCTTGATGGATTATCCATGCATAAATTATTTACGGGTGAGAAAAACAGGAATACTTTTTATTATCAGGCAACGCTGCTGAATGATGCGGCGGTAAATTGCCGTTCAGTGAGAAGTCTGCATTACAAATACACCTATTATTACTGCGATGAGATTACAGAAGAATTTTTTGATCTTGCTAATGACCCGAAAGAAAATACCAACCTGATTAATGATGCAGCGCATCAACCACTTATTCAGATTTACAGGCAGAAGCTTGACAGTTTTAAAACTGCGCTGAATGATACGATAACGGAAGAAATCAGTGTATGCAACATTGAAAATCCTGTTCTTACCCGCTTTACAGATGATGAAGAAGAGCAGGCAGGTATTGCATTTCAGGTGTTTCCCAATCCTTCGTCCGGCACGTTTCAACTGGAAATCCCCTTGCGCAATAACCATGGATCTGTGAATGTAGCAGTCTATAACTTGTATGGAAGCGAGGTATTCAAACAGGAAAGTATTGGAGTTGAAGCAGGTAAATGGGTAACGGTTAATATTTCAAATCTTCCGGATGGTATTTACAATGTGCAAGTGGCAATTGGTCAGGATCTATTCAGTAAAAAAATCACCATTGTCCGTTAA
- the cysQ gene encoding 3'(2'),5'-bisphosphate nucleotidase CysQ, which produces MNDIDIHKIIDIAHKAGNEIMVIYAQDFTVELKGDNSPLTMADQKANGIIVSALKSLYPEIPIISEETKVMAYDERKHWTEYWLVDPLDGTKEFIKKNGEFTVNIALMSNGEPILGVVYAPAKNQLWYGVKGKGSFKINEDGSESNLQKGANWRDLQKVNVVGSRSHMSDETLQFVEELKQQGKEVEFVSSGSSLKFCLVAEGKADVYPRFGPTMEWDTAAGHAVVAIAGGKVLNWETKQPLQYNKENLLNPFFIVEF; this is translated from the coding sequence ATGAACGACATTGATATTCATAAAATAATAGACATCGCTCACAAAGCAGGAAACGAAATCATGGTAATTTATGCCCAGGATTTTACTGTAGAGCTTAAAGGAGATAATTCTCCGCTTACCATGGCTGACCAAAAAGCGAACGGCATTATCGTAAGCGCATTAAAATCTTTATATCCTGAAATCCCTATCATCTCGGAAGAAACCAAGGTGATGGCCTATGATGAACGGAAGCACTGGACTGAGTACTGGCTGGTAGATCCTTTAGATGGCACCAAAGAATTTATCAAGAAGAATGGAGAGTTTACCGTGAACATTGCTTTGATGAGTAATGGCGAACCTATTCTCGGTGTAGTGTATGCACCGGCAAAAAACCAATTGTGGTATGGTGTAAAAGGCAAAGGCAGTTTTAAAATCAATGAAGACGGTTCAGAAAGTAATTTGCAAAAAGGCGCCAACTGGCGCGACCTGCAAAAAGTAAATGTGGTGGGAAGCCGTTCACACATGAGTGATGAAACATTGCAGTTTGTTGAGGAGTTGAAGCAACAAGGCAAGGAAGTGGAGTTTGTATCATCAGGAAGCTCTTTGAAATTTTGCCTGGTGGCCGAGGGCAAAGCCGATGTATATCCTCGTTTCGGTCCAACGATGGAATGGGACACTGCTGCCGGTCATGCGGTAGTGGCTATTGCCGGCGGAAAAGTGCTGAACTGGGAAACGAAGCAACCCTTACAATACAACAAAGAGAATTTACTCAATCCGTTTTTTATTGTAGAGTTCTGA
- a CDS encoding SDR family oxidoreductase, with translation MYQTPFHSKPLSSFTFLVTGGAGFIGSHLVEYLLKYGAGKVRVLDNLLTGDKDNVAIFQKHADYEFLEGDIRELKDCMQACEGIDFVLHEAALGSVQRSILDPVTTNHINAGGFLNMLWAAKEKKVKRLVYASSSSVYGDHPGLPKTEDKIGKPLSPYAVSKYSNELYAGVFSDNFEMELIGLRYFNVFGPRQNPEGPYAAVIPAFIRDIKKNKPPVINGDGSNSRDFTFIENAVQANIKALFVENSMALNEVYNVAVGEQYTVKQLFDAICKCLGRELTPQFESPRKGDIAHSLADISKAKKLLDYHPAIQLEEGLRMLLNQ, from the coding sequence TTGTACCAAACACCTTTCCACTCTAAACCACTTTCATCATTTACTTTTCTTGTAACAGGCGGCGCCGGATTTATCGGTTCTCACCTCGTAGAGTATTTATTGAAATATGGGGCCGGAAAAGTGCGCGTGCTGGATAACCTGTTGACAGGCGACAAAGACAATGTTGCAATCTTTCAAAAGCATGCAGATTACGAATTTTTGGAAGGTGACATTCGTGAACTTAAAGATTGCATGCAAGCCTGCGAAGGAATTGATTTTGTACTGCATGAAGCGGCGCTCGGTTCTGTACAACGATCTATTCTTGACCCGGTGACCACCAATCATATCAATGCAGGTGGATTTTTGAATATGCTGTGGGCAGCTAAAGAAAAAAAAGTGAAACGCCTGGTATATGCGTCATCATCTTCGGTATATGGAGATCATCCCGGATTGCCGAAAACAGAAGACAAGATTGGAAAACCATTATCACCTTATGCCGTTTCTAAATATTCAAATGAGTTATACGCTGGCGTATTCAGCGACAATTTTGAAATGGAGTTAATAGGGTTACGCTATTTTAATGTATTCGGACCGCGTCAAAATCCTGAGGGTCCGTATGCTGCCGTAATTCCTGCTTTTATCCGCGACATCAAAAAAAATAAACCACCCGTCATTAATGGTGATGGTTCAAACAGCAGGGATTTTACTTTTATAGAAAATGCGGTTCAGGCCAATATCAAAGCATTGTTCGTTGAAAATTCAATGGCATTGAATGAAGTATATAACGTGGCAGTTGGTGAGCAATACACAGTGAAACAACTTTTCGATGCCATTTGTAAATGCCTTGGAAGAGAGCTTACCCCTCAATTTGAATCACCACGCAAAGGTGATATCGCACATTCACTGGCGGATATTTCCAAAGCAAAAAAGTTGTTGGATTATCATCCGGCTATTCAATTGGAAGAAGGATTACGAATGCTTTTGAACCAATAG
- a CDS encoding tail fiber domain-containing protein — protein MKSKLNSALVILLAIFILRGTQSNAQNANTTLSNLTSPTAINLSLFPASSATTDLGSASNKWRDVYLDGFLYLDGTKFLSNGAGSGSTMVGASSGMGATGSSNTFYGNFSGFNTTSGYGNTFMGVYAGKHNVAGNQNICIGYLTGGVGIETDLGSNNTYVGSQISSVTAGITNATGIGYNADVTVSSTARIGSSITRIGIGKECSSSSILEFSATTAKLTSGGTWTNASDKRLKENMEAMDKQNILEKVNQLNITKWNYKVDRDRKYIGPMAQDFHQLFDVGDDTTISTIDPSGIALLAVQALSEEIKLLKEKNNKLQVQIDELNTTVFGNTMVDGAAKITISNEKISSLLGQNIPNPFENNTLIPFRIPKGCISASIVISEAATGRIITAIPTSCNETHVLFESATLDAGNYIYSLFVDGKAIDTKQMQLFK, from the coding sequence ATGAAATCAAAACTGAACAGCGCCCTTGTAATTCTGTTGGCAATCTTCATTTTACGTGGAACACAGTCGAATGCCCAAAATGCCAACACTACGCTTTCCAATCTCACTTCGCCTACTGCAATCAACCTCAGCTTATTCCCCGCCTCGTCGGCAACAACTGATCTGGGTTCTGCATCCAATAAATGGCGCGATGTTTACCTGGACGGATTTCTTTACCTGGATGGCACAAAGTTTCTAAGCAATGGTGCAGGTTCAGGCTCCACCATGGTTGGGGCATCTTCCGGAATGGGTGCAACGGGTTCTTCAAATACCTTCTATGGTAATTTCAGTGGCTTCAATACAACCTCCGGTTATGGCAACACATTTATGGGAGTCTACGCCGGAAAACATAATGTGGCCGGAAATCAAAATATCTGTATCGGCTACCTGACCGGTGGAGTAGGTATCGAGACTGACTTAGGTAGTAACAACACTTATGTAGGTTCACAAATCAGTTCAGTGACTGCAGGAATAACTAATGCCACCGGAATCGGATACAATGCCGATGTTACAGTGAGCAGCACTGCACGTATTGGTTCAAGCATTACGCGTATTGGAATTGGGAAAGAATGTTCTTCTTCCAGCATACTCGAATTTTCTGCTACCACAGCAAAATTAACAAGCGGTGGCACCTGGACTAATGCAAGTGACAAACGTCTGAAAGAAAACATGGAAGCAATGGATAAGCAAAACATTCTTGAAAAAGTGAATCAACTGAACATTACAAAATGGAATTACAAGGTTGACCGCGATCGAAAATATATCGGGCCAATGGCACAGGACTTTCATCAGTTGTTTGATGTAGGAGATGATACTACTATTTCTACTATTGATCCTTCAGGCATCGCATTGCTTGCTGTTCAGGCGCTGAGCGAGGAGATTAAATTGTTAAAGGAAAAGAACAACAAACTGCAGGTTCAGATTGATGAGTTGAATACAACAGTTTTCGGAAATACGATGGTGGATGGAGCAGCAAAGATTACGATCAGCAATGAAAAAATTTCATCATTGCTTGGTCAGAACATTCCAAATCCCTTTGAAAATAATACATTGATTCCTTTCCGCATTCCTAAAGGATGTATTTCCGCTTCTATCGTTATTTCGGAAGCTGCAACCGGCAGAATCATCACTGCCATCCCCACTTCCTGCAATGAGACACATGTACTATTTGAATCCGCAACACTGGATGCCGGCAATTACATTTATTCTCTCTTTGTAGATGGAAAAGCGATTGATACGAAGCAAATGCAACTCTTCAAATAA
- a CDS encoding MBOAT family protein → MVFNSFSFLLFFPLVTLIYFLLPHKYRWFHLLMSSCVFYMFFIPIYILILLFTIVIDYFAGIWIDQAKGKRRKAYLLMSIIANVGVLAVFKYYNFFLGNLNWLTDLFGVQLDIPYLNIILPIGLSFHTFQAMSYTIEVYRGNFKPVRDFGIYSLYVMFYPQLVAGPIERPQNLIHQFYEKHEFDYDRVVSGLKLMLWGLFKKVVVADRLGAYVANVFNFPHQHDGEPLTFWVAAWFFAIQLYCDFGGYSDMAIGSARVMGFTLMTNFRRPYLGQSVGEVWQRWHISLTTWFGDYVFKPLGGYRKGKWRGIFNLGVLMFLAGLWHGANWTYVLCFLVFFIFLASRLVIKKQITAFDNLVYGIHPLFGRVVGTIMAFHCGIFSYIFFRSPTVSDALYYYGQMFSFKSTKFYNGDASTLWYGMFGIVCLFLVEIYQEDWTKDKNAIFPEPKNRTLKYLFFAGVISLILLIGVFDASQFIYFQF, encoded by the coding sequence ATGGTATTTAACTCGTTCAGTTTTTTATTGTTTTTCCCGCTAGTAACCCTCATCTATTTTTTGCTTCCGCATAAATACAGGTGGTTCCACCTCCTGATGAGCAGTTGCGTGTTTTACATGTTTTTTATTCCCATCTATATCCTGATTCTGCTTTTTACAATTGTAATTGATTATTTCGCAGGAATTTGGATCGACCAGGCTAAGGGAAAACGCAGAAAAGCTTACCTGCTCATGAGTATTATTGCCAACGTTGGTGTGCTGGCTGTCTTTAAGTACTACAATTTTTTTCTGGGAAATCTCAACTGGCTTACCGATTTGTTTGGTGTTCAGCTCGATATTCCATACCTGAATATTATTCTCCCGATAGGTCTTTCATTTCACACCTTTCAGGCGATGAGCTACACGATTGAAGTTTATCGTGGCAACTTTAAACCGGTTCGCGACTTTGGCATCTACTCGCTTTATGTCATGTTTTATCCGCAACTGGTAGCAGGCCCGATTGAACGACCGCAGAACCTGATTCACCAGTTTTATGAGAAACATGAGTTTGACTACGACCGCGTGGTGTCCGGATTGAAACTGATGCTGTGGGGTTTATTTAAAAAAGTAGTGGTTGCCGATCGTTTAGGAGCTTATGTAGCCAATGTCTTTAATTTCCCACACCAGCACGATGGCGAACCGCTTACTTTTTGGGTGGCTGCATGGTTTTTCGCTATACAACTTTACTGCGATTTTGGAGGCTACAGCGATATGGCCATCGGTTCGGCCCGTGTGATGGGATTCACTTTAATGACCAATTTCAGACGTCCTTATTTAGGACAATCAGTTGGTGAAGTATGGCAGCGATGGCACATCTCACTTACTACCTGGTTTGGTGATTATGTTTTTAAACCGTTGGGAGGGTATAGGAAAGGAAAATGGAGAGGAATTTTTAACCTCGGAGTATTAATGTTTTTAGCCGGACTGTGGCATGGTGCCAATTGGACATATGTGTTGTGTTTCCTGGTATTCTTCATCTTCCTTGCTTCAAGACTCGTGATTAAAAAGCAGATCACCGCATTCGACAACCTGGTGTATGGTATTCATCCATTGTTTGGAAGAGTCGTTGGCACTATCATGGCCTTTCATTGCGGCATCTTCTCTTACATCTTTTTCCGTTCGCCAACTGTGAGTGATGCCTTGTATTATTACGGACAAATGTTTAGTTTCAAAAGCACAAAATTTTACAACGGTGATGCTTCCACCTTGTGGTATGGAATGTTTGGAATTGTTTGTCTTTTCCTGGTGGAAATTTACCAGGAAGACTGGACGAAGGATAAGAATGCCATCTTTCCGGAACCAAAGAACAGAACACTTAAATACCTTTTTTTCGCAGGAGTCATTTCACTCATTTTGTTAATCGGAGTTTTCGATGCCAGCCAGTTCATCTACTTCCAATTCTAA
- a CDS encoding SLBB domain-containing protein — translation MNVLLRLSLLIVLFVQLSFLQTTFAQDTPPKNTPSENGYIQQGITGNAATLQLLGISPIQAKAQKKATTTTTDQSVVPAGTGTVLPSDVAPKPVTTQVAAPIVAVTPDTITVYRDSTLLPASELYGYSFFRNKTLNMFDRALDGQAGGTYIIGVGDQVGINVWGYSSFSGSYTVDQTGSIFPEGVGKIYVKGLTLDKAKALIRSRFATYLDMPNSQIEVTIIYSRVIGVNIVGEVFNPGTYSIPALNTAFNALLAANGPTDLGSLRKIYIKRQAQTVKTLDVYAYLLNPGASDDYFLQNNDYIFVPPIGKTVSITGEVKRPMKYELIEGEDLTTLINYAGGLTPKAYTKSVQVKRYVGNRLNLFDVNIDSLTRIKGKYELYSGDEVFISTIPSQLYQFVKVSGAVMQPGEFNYTEGLRISDVLSKAHGLRGDALSDRAYLIRKNEDMTSAYIPFNPANIISDSRSIDNLTLKNLDEIYFYDKTTFIDSVSVSINGAIRLPGKYPYAKGMTLNDVLYTAGGIKLEAANTKIEISRYRGDNGKSAPQQKVVASFPIDSSLMIGTDAQTFLLEPYDIIFVRSLLMGESPGMVSMTGEVIYPGDYLMNDKEEKVVDVINRAGGLSQWANVNQATLVRAEDDRGIIFMELEKAMKDPSSEYNFILRPGDVINIPTTNDLVSITGMINYPYADTLGLLNAPYHEGRRAKFYIKRYGLGFAKDAERVRTYVIQPGGTVEDPRRWTFIRKYPKVEKGAYIVVPFTPQADPSAIPLTPAEPFDVNQFIESAMIKITGLLTLYILVTRINF, via the coding sequence ATGAACGTGTTGCTACGGCTATCACTACTGATTGTTCTCTTTGTTCAGTTATCATTCCTGCAAACGACTTTTGCACAGGACACACCACCAAAGAATACGCCATCCGAGAATGGATATATACAGCAGGGCATTACGGGCAATGCTGCAACATTACAATTACTCGGTATCAGTCCCATTCAGGCAAAAGCTCAAAAGAAAGCTACCACCACAACTACTGATCAGTCGGTAGTTCCGGCTGGAACTGGTACTGTTCTTCCTTCCGATGTGGCTCCAAAACCTGTTACAACTCAGGTAGCTGCACCTATTGTTGCCGTCACCCCTGATACTATTACAGTCTATCGTGATTCAACTTTACTGCCTGCGTCAGAACTATATGGATACAGCTTTTTTCGCAATAAAACATTAAACATGTTTGACCGTGCACTTGACGGACAGGCTGGAGGTACCTATATTATTGGAGTGGGCGACCAGGTTGGTATTAATGTGTGGGGCTATTCAAGTTTCAGTGGTTCTTATACCGTCGATCAGACCGGATCTATCTTTCCTGAAGGAGTTGGTAAAATTTATGTGAAAGGATTAACACTTGATAAGGCAAAAGCACTCATACGCAGTCGTTTTGCTACGTATCTTGATATGCCGAATTCACAGATTGAAGTAACTATTATTTACTCAAGGGTTATTGGTGTAAACATAGTGGGTGAAGTGTTTAATCCGGGCACGTATTCCATTCCTGCTTTAAATACGGCTTTTAATGCTTTATTGGCTGCCAATGGCCCAACAGATCTGGGATCATTACGCAAGATCTACATCAAACGCCAGGCGCAAACCGTTAAAACGCTTGATGTGTATGCTTACCTCTTAAATCCAGGTGCTTCAGACGATTATTTCCTTCAGAACAATGATTACATTTTTGTACCGCCTATCGGGAAAACGGTTTCCATTACCGGTGAGGTGAAACGACCCATGAAGTATGAGTTGATAGAAGGAGAAGATCTTACAACGCTTATCAATTATGCAGGTGGCTTAACTCCAAAAGCATACACTAAATCGGTACAGGTAAAAAGATATGTAGGCAATCGCCTGAATTTGTTTGATGTTAACATTGATAGTCTGACACGGATTAAAGGCAAATATGAATTGTACAGTGGTGATGAAGTTTTCATCAGCACTATTCCAAGTCAGCTCTACCAGTTTGTGAAAGTGAGCGGAGCAGTAATGCAACCGGGCGAGTTTAATTACACAGAAGGATTACGTATCAGTGACGTTCTGTCGAAAGCGCATGGATTACGCGGAGATGCTTTGAGTGACCGTGCGTATTTGATTCGCAAGAATGAAGATATGACCTCAGCATATATTCCCTTTAATCCTGCTAATATTATCAGTGATTCAAGATCTATTGACAACCTGACCTTGAAAAACCTGGATGAAATCTACTTTTACGACAAAACCACCTTCATCGATTCCGTATCGGTATCTATCAATGGTGCAATCCGGTTGCCTGGAAAATATCCGTATGCAAAAGGAATGACCTTGAATGATGTGCTCTATACGGCGGGTGGTATTAAATTGGAAGCGGCAAACACTAAAATTGAAATTTCGAGATATAGAGGCGATAATGGTAAATCAGCACCACAACAAAAAGTGGTGGCTTCTTTTCCAATCGATTCTTCATTGATGATTGGTACGGATGCACAAACATTTCTCCTTGAGCCTTATGATATTATTTTTGTTCGTTCGCTGCTTATGGGCGAATCTCCAGGTATGGTGAGTATGACCGGCGAAGTAATTTATCCGGGTGATTATTTAATGAACGATAAAGAAGAAAAAGTCGTGGATGTAATCAATCGCGCAGGAGGACTTTCTCAATGGGCAAATGTTAATCAGGCTACACTAGTACGGGCTGAAGATGATCGCGGTATCATATTTATGGAATTGGAAAAAGCCATGAAAGATCCGTCAAGTGAATACAACTTTATTTTACGCCCGGGAGACGTAATCAATATACCTACCACAAATGACCTGGTAAGTATTACAGGAATGATTAACTATCCTTATGCCGATACGCTTGGACTTTTGAATGCACCTTATCATGAAGGTCGCCGCGCAAAATTCTATATCAAGCGTTACGGGCTAGGTTTTGCGAAAGATGCGGAACGTGTACGTACCTATGTGATTCAGCCGGGCGGGACTGTAGAAGATCCTCGCCGCTGGACGTTCATCCGTAAATATCCGAAAGTTGAAAAGGGAGCTTATATCGTAGTGCCATTCACTCCGCAAGCAGATCCTTCAGCAATACCATTGACGCCTGCTGAACCGTTTGATGTTAACCAGTTCATCGAGAGTGCGATGATCAAAATAACAGGACTGCTGACATTGTATATTCTTGTAACCAGAATAAATTTCTAA
- a CDS encoding formylglycine-generating enzyme family protein has product MNSTKTYFMFSSLLMLVLSQCLACYGNALKISQPILPACDSLSLSDSVNSAPADGPAGMKWIAGGDFNMGAVTDSEARADESPVHKVHVDGFYIDVTEVTNAQFAAFVKATGYVTTAEIKPDWEEIKKQLPPDTPKPPDSIFVPGSLVFDPPNHPVPLDNIGQWWVWVHGANWKQPLGPGSSIAGKDNYPVIQVSWDDAVAYCNWAGKRLPTEAEWEFAARGGLPDKIYPWGNDKDYAKHANTWNGHFPDKNTNEDGYELSAPVKSYPPNGFGLYDMAGNVWEWCSDWYRFDYYKDCAAKSIVSNPTGPTESYDPEEPTIPKRVNRGGSFLCNDSYCSSYRVSARMKTSPDTGLEHCGFRCVMTKEQWETIKNKRGK; this is encoded by the coding sequence ATGAATTCCACAAAAACTTATTTCATGTTTTCTTCTTTACTAATGCTGGTGCTTTCACAATGCTTAGCTTGTTACGGCAATGCCTTGAAGATTAGCCAGCCAATTCTTCCTGCCTGTGACTCGCTAAGTTTATCAGATTCAGTGAACTCAGCACCGGCCGACGGTCCTGCCGGAATGAAATGGATTGCCGGTGGTGATTTTAATATGGGTGCAGTTACTGATTCAGAGGCGCGTGCTGATGAATCCCCGGTTCATAAAGTTCACGTGGATGGATTCTATATCGATGTTACTGAAGTTACCAATGCTCAATTTGCCGCTTTTGTGAAAGCCACGGGTTATGTAACGACTGCGGAAATCAAGCCCGACTGGGAAGAAATTAAAAAGCAATTGCCACCTGACACACCCAAACCTCCTGATTCCATATTTGTTCCGGGATCATTGGTTTTTGATCCTCCTAATCATCCTGTTCCATTGGATAATATCGGTCAATGGTGGGTATGGGTACATGGTGCCAACTGGAAGCAGCCACTTGGACCAGGAAGCTCCATTGCCGGGAAGGATAATTATCCGGTGATCCAGGTTTCCTGGGATGATGCTGTAGCCTATTGTAATTGGGCGGGAAAGAGATTACCTACTGAAGCAGAATGGGAATTTGCCGCTCGTGGCGGATTACCTGATAAGATATATCCCTGGGGTAATGATAAAGATTATGCAAAACATGCCAATACGTGGAACGGCCATTTTCCTGATAAGAATACAAATGAAGATGGTTATGAATTATCGGCTCCTGTAAAGTCCTATCCACCAAATGGATTTGGTTTGTATGATATGGCCGGAAATGTATGGGAATGGTGCAGCGATTGGTATCGTTTTGATTATTACAAAGATTGCGCTGCCAAATCTATTGTTTCAAATCCAACTGGTCCAACTGAAAGTTATGATCCTGAAGAACCCACCATCCCGAAACGGGTGAATAGAGGAGGATCATTTCTATGTAATGACAGCTATTGCTCCAGTTACCGTGTTTCGGCGCGTATGAAAACCAGTCCTGATACAGGATTGGAGCATTGCGGTTTCCGGTGTGTAATGACCAAAGAACAGTGGGAAACTATAAAGAACAAGCGCGGGAAATAA
- a CDS encoding outer membrane beta-barrel protein codes for MNKSLFFILLIITALSNADAYSQSSGRHNSLGVYIGPNFSNVNITSPQLNADTRSGYQTGFFYRSGKLIYGQAGLQYQLMKSNFQMTDTTPEVSGDVSFKRIQLPLYGGLNLVPVINGILNVRAFAGPVLSYDFNIPPNDLLLTVDDFDRFRVDGTVGAGLDVLIFSLDLGYTFGFSNLFTGDFDGKGNYAFVNVGLKF; via the coding sequence ATGAACAAGTCACTCTTCTTTATTTTGTTGATAATTACTGCTTTAAGCAATGCTGATGCATACTCACAAAGCAGCGGGCGTCACAATAGTCTTGGTGTGTATATTGGGCCTAATTTCAGCAATGTAAATATTACTTCACCTCAACTGAATGCTGATACCCGTTCAGGCTATCAGACTGGATTTTTTTACCGCAGTGGCAAACTTATTTATGGCCAGGCAGGATTGCAATATCAACTTATGAAGTCCAACTTTCAGATGACCGATACAACTCCGGAAGTATCCGGTGATGTTTCGTTTAAAAGAATTCAACTTCCACTTTATGGAGGACTAAACCTTGTTCCGGTTATTAATGGAATACTGAATGTACGAGCATTTGCTGGCCCTGTACTTTCCTATGATTTTAATATTCCACCCAATGATCTTTTGTTGACAGTTGATGATTTTGACCGATTTCGTGTCGATGGTACTGTTGGGGCTGGCTTAGATGTATTGATTTTTTCGCTTGACCTCGGTTATACGTTCGGGTTTTCAAACCTTTTCACGGGCGATTTTGATGGCAAGGGCAATTACGCATTTGTTAACGTTGGTCTCAAATTCTGA